A single region of the Ziziphus jujuba cultivar Dongzao chromosome 10, ASM3175591v1 genome encodes:
- the LOC107412650 gene encoding G-type lectin S-receptor-like serine/threonine-protein kinase RLK1: MHNLLGKDQLVCSFLVVLPFSTVVAQNNANIDVGLSLTAGDNDARWLSPSEDFAFGFHQLENGNFLLAIWYYKLTNQQTTFVWYANGENNSAPRGSKLELYSDRGLVLKDPRGTQLWSTSGEIAAGSSVFYAVMNDTGNFQLLDENSNPLWQSFEHPMDTLLPGQIMEIDGNLTSRKGENDFSSGRFVLRMLPDGNAVLNTINLPSKNSYDAYYISGTNDDANQSNRGLRVVYNTSGDLYVLRGNREREIILSEGSISTSDNYRRVTLNFDGVLTLSYHSKEPSSSWDTIAYIPDDNICEKISGEKGTGPCGYNSICSIQSNGRPSCKCPKGYSFFDPTDAFSGCKPDFLTNYCASDSPFEEYSLERIPNTDWPTSDYELITPYDQQSCQNSCLHECLCGAAIFRNNSCWKKKLPLSNGRDGLSEFMAFLKVGRNSSSKIPRPPGTTPPRDAKDQDNLVIVLSSLFGTSAFANLILVAAICSILFFNYKKNKKLLGISPRETCVESNLRQFTYKELTEATNGFKEELGRGSCGIVYKGETESSVLVAVKKLDKVFQDSHKEFKVEVNVIGQTHHKNLVRLIGYCEENQHRLLVYEFLSNGTLARFLFGDCKPSWTQRIQIAHGIARGLVYLHEECSTQIIHCDIKPQNILLDEYYNARISDFGLAKLLLLDQSHTKTNVRGTKGYVAPDWFRSAKVSVKVDVYSFGVILLEIICCRRNVDMEIGGGVRGILTDWAYDCYADGKLDALIEDDMEAMNDIKRVERFVKVAIWCLQEDPNIRPTMKKVMLMLEGIVQVSVPPSPCSFTSVN, encoded by the exons ATGCATAACCTTTTGGGTAAAGACCAATTAG TCTGCAGCTTTCTTGTCGTACTTCCCTTTTCCACTGTCGTTGCTCAAAACAATGCCAACATAGATGTGGGATTGTCTCTAACTGCAGGAGACAATGATGCTCGGTGGCTTTCCCCTTCTGAAGATTTTGCATTTGGGTTTCACCAACTTGAAAATGGCAACTTCTTGCTGGCCATTTGGTACTACAAACTAACTAATCAACAAACCACGTTCGTTTGGTATGCAAATGGAGAGAATAATTCTGCGCCTAGAGGATCCAAACTGGAGCTATATTCTGATCGTGGCCTAGTCCTCAAAGACCCTCGAGGTACTCAACTATGGAGTACTTCAGGAGAAATAGCTGCAGGTTCATCGGTGTTCTACGCGGTGATGAACGACACGGGAAACTTTCAACTCCTTGATGAGAATTCTAATCCCCTTTGGCAGAGCTTCGAGCATCCAATGGATACATTGTTGCCTGGTCAAATCATGGAGATTGATGGAAATCTTACTTCCAGAAAAGGCGAGAACGACTTCTCGAGTGGAAGATTCGTGCTCCGTATGCTCCCGGATGGTAACGCCGtgctcaataccataaatttgCCTAGCAAAAATTCTTACGatgcatattatattagtggGACCAACGACGACGCAAACCAGTCTAATAGAGGTTTACGAGTGGTGTATAACACATCAGGCGACTTGTACGTATTGAGAGGAaatcgagagagagagattatatTATCGGAAGGTTCGATTTCAACATCGGACAATTATCGAAGAGTAACTCTCAATTTTGATGGAGTTCTCACCTTGAGTTATCACTCCAAAGAACCCTCCTCCTCCTGGGATACCATTGCATACATTCCTGACGATAATATATGCGAAAAAATTAGCGGAGAAAAGGGAACTGGGCCATGCGGGTACAATAGTATCTGCTCAATCCAAAGTAATGGAAGGCCGTCTTGTAAATGCCCAAAAGGGTATTCTTTTTTCGATCCAACCGATGCGTTCAGCGGCTGCAAACCAGACTTCTTAACGAACTACTGTGCTAGTGATTCACCCTTCGAGGAGTATTCACTCGAAAGGATACCCAATACTGATTGGCCAACATCTGATTATGAGTTAATTACACCTTATGATCAGCAGAGTTGCCAAAATTCTTGCCTGCATGAGTGCCTATGTGGAGCGGCTATTTTCAGGAACAACAGCTGTTGGAAGAAGAAGTTACCACTTTCCAATGGAAGAGATGGGCTAAGCGAGTTCATGGCTTTTCTTAAGGTGGGACGAAATTCCTCCTCCAAAATCCCACGTCCTCCTGGCACTACTCCACCTAGAGATGCAAAAGACCAGGACAATTTGGTCATTGTGTTGTCCTCCCTCTTTGGCACTTCTGCGTTTGCCAACTTGATTTTGGTGGCAGCAATATGTTCCATTTTATTCTTCAACtacaagaagaataagaaactCCTTGGAATCTCTCCTAGAGAAACCTGTGTCGAAAGCAACTTGCGGCAATTCACCTACAAGGAGCTGACTGAGGCCACAAACGGGTTCAAGGAAGAGTTAGGGAGAGGTTCTTGTGGCATAGTTTACAAAGGGGAGACGGAATCTTCGGTACTCGTTGCTGTCAAGAAGTTGGACAAAGTGTTTCAAGACAGCCATAAAGAATTCAAAGTTGAAGTGAATGTTATTGGCCAAACACACCACAAGAATCTTGTCCGATTGATAGGATATTGTGAAGAGAATCAACATAGGCTGTTGGTATACGAGTTCTTGAGCAATGGCACATTAGCAAGATTTCTCTTTGGAGACTGCAAGCCAAGTTGGACACAGAGAATTCAAATTGCTCATGGAATTGCCAGAGGGCTAGTTTACTTGCACGAGGAATGTAGCACCCAGATCATCCACTGTGACATAAAGCCTCAAAATATACTGCTAGACGAATACTATAATGCTCGGATTTCTGACTTTGGGTTGGCAAAGCTTTTGCTTCTCGATCAGAGCCATACAAAAACCAATGTCAGAGGAACAAAAGGGTACGTGGCGCCTGATTGGTTCAGGTCTGCCAAGGTGTCTGTGAAGGTTGATGTGTACAGCTTTGGTGTAATACTGCTGGAAATCATATGTTGTCGAAGAAATGTAGATATGGAGATTGGTGGGGGTGTAAGGGGAATTTTGACAGATTGGGCCTATGATTGCTATGCGGATGGAAAATTAGATGCTCTGATTGAAGATGATATGGAAGCCATGAATGATATAAAAAGGGTTGAGAGATTTGTGAAAGTTGCAATTTGGTGCCTTCAAGAAGACCCAAATATAAGACCCACCATGAAGAAGGTTATGCTGATGCTTGAAGGAATTGTTCAGGTTTCAGTTCCACCAAGCCCTTGCTCCTTTACATCCGTTAATTga
- the LOC107412673 gene encoding G-type lectin S-receptor-like serine/threonine-protein kinase RLK1 — protein sequence NITTQHLLPLRKTKPRLLSRTIIIKILVVSLAMAFSPGTLVVFSLFLLLLPLLSVFAQTNGSVPVGASLSALHLNSSSSWLSPSGDFAFGFRHLQNDLFLLSIWFNKIPDKTIVWHANEGRPVTRGSRVNLTANGGLILTDPQGQELWRSDLISGVVVSGNMSDDGNFALQGSNSDRLWQSFEIPTDTMLPTQTMVRGGVLYSRQSATNYSKGRFRLSLGQDGNLELYTVNLPTDNPNSYYYQSDTAASDSNSSVSPGSRLVFNQSGAIYVLRENGDRKVLKEQGGGEDNYLRATLDYDGIFTLYSHPKAGNSGGTWTTLWSVPGDICQDLLVDSGLGICGYNSICTLKEDRRPTCHCPTGYSLLDPSDIYGDCKPDFPQGCAEDQLSNSISEDLYKVEVLINTDWPLSDYTMLKPFTAEKCNQTCLQDCMCAVAIFRDGTCWKKKIPLANGRVDTSLNSQAFIKVRKDNSTDHLVPPNNPQKKEKDNDNLIVIGSVLFGSSVFINFVLLAAIFVGFFFIYRRKLKTTPRKTVQVNLSCFTYKELEEATNGFEEELGRGAFGIVYKGFLQIGSGIGLAVAVKKLNYVVEDTEREFKNEVNIIGQTHHKNLVRLLGYCDEGQHRLLVYEYLSNGTLAKYLFGEIKPAWNQRVEIAYGVARGLLYLHEECSSQIIHCDIKPQNILLDEKNMARISDFGLSKLLKMDQSHTHTAIRGTKGYVAPEWFRNMPITAKVDVYGFGVVLLEIICCRKSVESENQSGEEKGILTDWAYDCYQEGALDMLVNCDEHIENKKKLKAFVMVALWCIQENPNLRPTMKKVVQMLEGVVEVLDPPCPFPYSISTTIPSQKIQSYEV from the coding sequence AACATCACCACACAGCATCTTCTTCCTCTGAGAAAAACCAAGCCGCGGCTGTTATCGAGaactataattattaaaattttggttgtcTCTCTGGCAATGGCGTTTTCTCCTGGTACACTTGTTGTGTTTTCCTTATTTCTTCTTCTGTTACCACTACTTTCTGTTTTTGCCCAAACTAATGGCTCTGTACCCGTCGGGGCTTCTCTCTCTGCTTTACACCTCAATTCCTCTTCATCATGGCTCTCTCCCTCTGGAGACTTTGCATTCGGTTTTCGTCACCTTCAAAACGATCTCTTCTTGCTTTCCATATGGTTCAACAAAATTCCCGACAAAACCATCGTTTGGCACGCAAATGAAGGTCGGCCGGTGACAAGGGGATCAAGAGTCAACCTCACTGCTAACGGAGGACTAATTCTCACCGATCCTCAAGGCCAAGAGCTATGGCGCTCTGACCTTATTTCTGGGGTTGTCGTCTCTGGAAATATGAGCGATGACGGAAACTTTGCTCTCCAAGGCAGCAATTCAGACAGGTTATGGCAGAGTTTCGAGATTCCTACTGATACCATGTTGCCTACACAGACGATGGTCAGAGGGGGTGTCCTTTATTCTCGACAGTCTGCTACCAACTACTCAAAAGGAAGGTTTCGGCTCAGTTTGGGACAAGATGGGAATCTTGAGCTCTACACCGTCAACTTGCCCACGGACAATCCCAATTCCTACTATTATCAAAGCGATACTGCTGCATCTGATTCTAATTCATCTGTCAGTCCGGGCAGCCGGTTGGTGTTCAATCAGTCAGGCGCCATTTACGTTCTGAGAGAGAACGGTGATAGAAAAGTTCTCAAAGAGCAGGGAGGAGGAGAAGACAACTATTTAAGAGCCACCCTTGATTATGATGGAATTTTTACTCTGTATTCTCACCCAAAAGCTGGGAATTCCGGCGGCACTTGGACTACTCTTTGGTCTGTACCGGGAGATATTTGCCAAGATCTTCTTGTAGATTCGGGTCTTGGTATTTGTGGATACAACAGCATTTGCACTCTCAAAGAAGATAGGAGACCCACTTGCCATTGTCCAACTGGATACTCTCTGCTCGATCCCAGCGATATTTATGGGGACTGCAAACCAGATTTCCCACAGGGCTGTGCTGAAGATCAGCTTAGTAATTCTATTTCAGAGGATCTTTATAAGGTTGAGGTGCTAATTAACACTGACTGGCCTTTATCAGATTACACCATGTTGAAGCCTTTCACCGCAGAGAAGTGCAATCAGACTTGCCTTCAAGATTGCATGTGTGCTGTTGCCATTTTCAGAGACGGAACTTGCTGGAAGAAGAAGATACCTCTCGCCAATGGCAGAGTGGACACCAGTCTTAACTCTCAGGCCTTTATCAAAGTACGCAAGGATAATTCCACTGATCATCTAGTTCCTCCGAATAATCCacagaagaaggagaaggataATGACAATCTGATCGTCATTGGATCAGTGCTTTTTGGCAGCtctgtttttatcaattttgtatTGCTTGCCGCTATCTTTGTTGGATTTTTCTTCATTTACCGCAGGAAGCTCAAAACCACGCCACGTAAAACTGTCCAAGTGAATTTGAGTTGCTTCACTTACAAAGAACTGGAAGAAGCCACCAATGGGTTCGAAGAAGAACTGGGAAGGGGAGCTTTTGGAATTGTTTACAAAGGGTTCTTACAGATCGGCTCTGGCATTGGTCTGGCTGTAGCAGTGAAGAAACTCAACTATGTGGTGGAGGATACCGAGAGGGAGTTCAAGAACGAAGTCAACATCATTGGTCAAACACATCACAAGAACCTGGTCCGTTTGCTTGGATACTGCGACGAGGGACAACATCGGCTGCTGGTTTACGAGTACTTGAGCAATGGAACTTTGGCAAAATATCTTTTTGGTGAAATCAAGCCCGCTTGGAACCAACGAGTCGAAATTGCTTATGGGGTTGCAAGAGGACTCCTATATTTACACGAAGAATGCAGCAGCCAGATCATCCACTGCGATATAAAGCCGCAGAACATTCTTCTTGATGAAAAGAACATGGCTCGGATATCGGATTTTGGATTGTCAAAGCTTTTGAAGATGGACCAGAGCCATACCCACACTGCCATTAGAGGAACAAAAGGGTATGTGGCCCCCGAATGGTTCAGGAACATGCCCATCACAGCCAAAGTGGATGTGTATGGCTTTGGAGTTGTACTCTTAGAAATCATTTGCTGTCGAAAAAGTGTAGAATCTGAGAATCAGAGTGGGGAAGAGAAAGGGATATTGACAGATTGGGCATATGATTGCTACCAAGAAGGTGCATTAGATATGCTGGTGAATTGTGATGAGCATATTGAGAACAAGAAGAAGCTGAAGGCATTTGTGATGGTTGCTCTTTGGTGTATTCAAGAGAACCCGAACCTTAGGCCCACCATGAAGAAGGTTGTACAAATGCTTGAAGGAGTTGTTGAAGTTCTTGATCCACCATGCCCATTTCCATATTCCATATCCACAACCATCCCATCCCAAAAGATCCAATCTTACGAAGTGTAA
- the LOC112490569 gene encoding uncharacterized protein LOC112490569 isoform X2: MRIRNSRPAPFMAPPPEVMPGSTHLRSRLRSQFDERFLVEEENRRIGWSCCPVRKSICPVALEDQLHGELEQTTGEKRSLNCVDEEKDIKHCVQINSNLDLQQQSEGEDNKGKEFSSSAESQGDRYSSTLLVNDGITFPATFSELGEKLPVKKRQLNKQLENKTGMERQEAECAMVEVEVVEATEIKEDGRINLELAYAKLGVTEEDALFKERVEDATVEVREEDVKDGGKGEEEMEEFKVERMEKEVQEGKEKPEVKDKAITINVKTETASIHGLEYLNEGEGCHKTHSINCIINCKSSVRCVLLDNKQGHCKEELGLEGKDFEPNGKERRGTKRNGTDKSADSNNSLQEMQKLKRGRPMRVQHYAVDRNNRWCTGKPKPVKGWPKLVADEPLSGNIENPEKPKPKRGRPRKVKDQDQNQANNVKNLSSSVAMFY; this comes from the exons ATGAGAATTCGAAATAGCCGTCCTGCTCCATTTATGGCTCCTCCACCTGAGGTTATGCCTGGGTCTACTCATCTTCGTTCACGTCTAAGATCACAATTTGATGAGCGTTTCTTAGTTGAAGAAGAGAATAGGCGCATTGGATGGTCATGTTGTCCAGTGAGGAAATCTATTTGTCCAGTTGCACTTGAGGACCAACTCCATGGTGAATTGGAACAAACCACTGGGGAGAAGAGATCTCTGAATTGTGTTGATGAGGAGAAAGATATAAAACATTGTGTACAGATCAATTCAAATCTG GATTTGCAACAGCAGAGTGAAGGAGAAGACAATAAAGGAAAAGAATTTTCTTCCTCTGCAGAATCCCAAGG GGACAGGTATAGCTCTACTCTTCTGGTTAATGATGGCATCACCTTTCCTGCAACTTTTTCTGAGCTTG GAGAGAAACTCCCCGTCAAGAAAAGACAACTTAATAAGCAGTTGGAGAACAAAACAGGAATGGAAAGACAGGAAGCAGAATGTGCAATGGTAGAAGTGGAAGTGGTGGAAGCAACGGAAATAAAAGAAGATGGAAGAATAAATCTAGAACTGGCATATGCAAAATTAGGAGTAACAGAGGAAGATGCACTATTCAAAGAAAGAGTGGAAGATGCAACTGTTGAAGTGAGAGAGGAAGATGTAAAAGATGGAGGAAAAGGGGAAGAAGAAATGGAAGAATTTAAAGTGGAACGTATGGAAAAAGAGGtacaagaaggaaaagaaaaaccgGAAGTAAAAGACAAGGCCATAACAATCAATGTAAAGACAGAGACAGCAAGTATTCATGGACTTGAATATCTAAATGAAGGTGAGGGTTGTCACAAGACTCACAGTATCAACTGTATCATAAACTGCAAGTCATCTGTTCGTTGTGTGCTCTTGGATAATAAGCAAGGTCACTGCAAAGAAGAGCTAGGCTTAGAAGGAAAAGATTTTGAACCAAATGGGAAGGAAAGAAGAGGAACAAAAAGAAACGGCACTGATAAGTCAGCTGACAGCAACAACTCTCTTCA GGAAATGCAGAAGCTGAAAAGAGGAAGGCCAATGAGGGTGCAACATTATGCAGTCGATAGGAATAATAG GTGGTGCACAGGGAAGCCAAAGCCCGTAAAGGGTTGGCCCAAGTTGGTGGCAGACGAACCATTAAGTGGAAACATCGA GAACCCAGAGAAGCCGAAGCCTAAGAGAGGGAGGCCGAGGAAGGTGAAGGATCAGGATCAAAATCAGGCAAACAATGTCAAAAACTTATCATCATCAGTGGCTATGTTTTACTAA
- the LOC112490569 gene encoding uncharacterized protein LOC112490569 isoform X1 gives MRIRNSRPAPFMAPPPEVMPGSTHLRSRLRSQFDERFLVEEENRRIGWSCCPVRKSICPVALEDQLHGELEQTTGEKRSLNCVDEEKDIKHCVQINSNLDLQQQSEGEDNKGKEFSSSAESQGDRYSSTLLVNDGITFPATFSELGEKLPVKKRQLNKQLENKTGMERQEAECAMVEVEVVEATEIKEDGRINLELAYAKLGVTEEDALFKERVEDATVEVREEDVKDGGKGEEEMEEFKVERMEKEVQEGKEKPEVKDKAITINVKTETASIHGLEYLNEGEGCHKTHSINCIINCKSSVRCVLLDNKQGHCKEELGLEGKDFEPNGKERRGTKRNGTDKSADSNNSLHNREMQKLKRGRPMRVQHYAVDRNNRWCTGKPKPVKGWPKLVADEPLSGNIENPEKPKPKRGRPRKVKDQDQNQANNVKNLSSSVAMFY, from the exons ATGAGAATTCGAAATAGCCGTCCTGCTCCATTTATGGCTCCTCCACCTGAGGTTATGCCTGGGTCTACTCATCTTCGTTCACGTCTAAGATCACAATTTGATGAGCGTTTCTTAGTTGAAGAAGAGAATAGGCGCATTGGATGGTCATGTTGTCCAGTGAGGAAATCTATTTGTCCAGTTGCACTTGAGGACCAACTCCATGGTGAATTGGAACAAACCACTGGGGAGAAGAGATCTCTGAATTGTGTTGATGAGGAGAAAGATATAAAACATTGTGTACAGATCAATTCAAATCTG GATTTGCAACAGCAGAGTGAAGGAGAAGACAATAAAGGAAAAGAATTTTCTTCCTCTGCAGAATCCCAAGG GGACAGGTATAGCTCTACTCTTCTGGTTAATGATGGCATCACCTTTCCTGCAACTTTTTCTGAGCTTG GAGAGAAACTCCCCGTCAAGAAAAGACAACTTAATAAGCAGTTGGAGAACAAAACAGGAATGGAAAGACAGGAAGCAGAATGTGCAATGGTAGAAGTGGAAGTGGTGGAAGCAACGGAAATAAAAGAAGATGGAAGAATAAATCTAGAACTGGCATATGCAAAATTAGGAGTAACAGAGGAAGATGCACTATTCAAAGAAAGAGTGGAAGATGCAACTGTTGAAGTGAGAGAGGAAGATGTAAAAGATGGAGGAAAAGGGGAAGAAGAAATGGAAGAATTTAAAGTGGAACGTATGGAAAAAGAGGtacaagaaggaaaagaaaaaccgGAAGTAAAAGACAAGGCCATAACAATCAATGTAAAGACAGAGACAGCAAGTATTCATGGACTTGAATATCTAAATGAAGGTGAGGGTTGTCACAAGACTCACAGTATCAACTGTATCATAAACTGCAAGTCATCTGTTCGTTGTGTGCTCTTGGATAATAAGCAAGGTCACTGCAAAGAAGAGCTAGGCTTAGAAGGAAAAGATTTTGAACCAAATGGGAAGGAAAGAAGAGGAACAAAAAGAAACGGCACTGATAAGTCAGCTGACAGCAACAACTCTCTTCA CAACAGGGAAATGCAGAAGCTGAAAAGAGGAAGGCCAATGAGGGTGCAACATTATGCAGTCGATAGGAATAATAG GTGGTGCACAGGGAAGCCAAAGCCCGTAAAGGGTTGGCCCAAGTTGGTGGCAGACGAACCATTAAGTGGAAACATCGA GAACCCAGAGAAGCCGAAGCCTAAGAGAGGGAGGCCGAGGAAGGTGAAGGATCAGGATCAAAATCAGGCAAACAATGTCAAAAACTTATCATCATCAGTGGCTATGTTTTACTAA
- the LOC107412660 gene encoding octanoyltransferase LIP2, mitochondrial, whose translation MRVPRSLEVWKMGMVNYLDALRLQEKLVSARKVNKISDTLLSLQHPPTYTLGKRRTDHNLLIPESDLKSIGAELHHTQRGGDITFHGPHQAILYPIISLRDIGLGARNYVEKLELTMIDLASLYGVKASLGGRCETGVWVGGRKIGAIGVRISYAVTSHGLAFNIDPDLNYFKNIVPCGIAKKEVTSLRRETNLELPTEEVIQEQLILCFARIFGYSSVSWKEGASLLNDKKEFDEI comes from the coding sequence ATGAGAGTTCCCCGATCTCTTGAGGTATGGAAAATGGGCATGGTCAACTATTTGGATGCACTTAGGCTGCAGGAAAAACTAGTCTCTGCTAGAAAAGTTAATAAGATTTCAGATACTCTCCTGTCCCTGCAACATCCACCTACATACACTCTTGGCAAACGGAGAACTGATCATAATCTATTAATCCCCGAGTCTGACCTTAAGAGCATAGGAGCCGAATTACACCATACACAAAGAGGAGGTGACATAACATTTCATGGTCCTCATCAAGCCATCTTATATCCAATTATTTCTCTTCGGGATATTGGACTTGGTGCTCGGAATTATGTGGAGAAACTCGAGTTAACTATGATTGACTTGGCATCTTTATATGGTGTTAAAGCTTCTCTTGGAGGAAGATGTGAAACAGGTGTTTGGGTTGGGGGGAGAAAAATTGGTGCAATTGGGGTTCGGATTTCATATGCAGTCACCTCTCATGGACTTGCATTCAACATTGATCCAGATTTAAACTACTTTAAGAATATTGTGCCTTGTGGGATTGCCAAGAAAGAAGTTACATCACTGAGAAGGGAAACAAATCTGGAGCTTCCTACAGAAGAAGTAATTCAGGAGCAGTTGATTCTTTGTTTCGCGAGAATATTTGGTTACAGTAGTGTTTCGTGGAAGGAGGGTGCTTCGTTGTTGAATGATAAGAAGGAATTTGATGAGATATAG